A DNA window from Deltaproteobacteria bacterium contains the following coding sequences:
- a CDS encoding DUF1329 domain-containing protein: MSVRKYMALVILGILTSTSVFVAPTEAQQNGNLQEQLIEVFRPYRQGGPKVEGITAGMKITKDNSQVAEKVLPPEILRIVQAGDIEITVQETTDLPVHQDYIAASIEHFGQTQLGEDGNLKNYTKGLPFPLLDPADPQAGLKAAWNFRYRHMGNSLQTLGTLRSVNNSGSVERSVETRYIRLYGMHRLNSDRNVSEWELDGTWWREHSIVLRPQDLEGAQRLTFHYDADTATNGAWVYDPQTRRTRDVVDNHMETSFGLNFLVEDHSGFNGYIRDHTWNYVGEQVLLTPGIRKGTLAEVNPPLGGKNNWYPLIPWELRRVIILEATPKDANHPYGKRRLYIDRQFFYILYAFVYDHEGAHWRTLFHCLADPKFDPKNADAGVQMHVGNMWIDYKADRASIWTADEILINQPLPPNMFTVKEMMRKGK, translated from the coding sequence ATGTCGGTTAGGAAGTATATGGCCCTGGTCATCCTTGGAATTTTGACGAGCACGAGCGTCTTCGTGGCACCGACGGAGGCCCAGCAGAACGGGAATCTCCAGGAGCAACTGATAGAGGTCTTCCGGCCATATCGTCAGGGTGGTCCGAAGGTGGAAGGGATCACGGCGGGAATGAAAATTACCAAGGACAACTCTCAGGTTGCCGAAAAGGTTCTTCCCCCGGAGATCCTGCGCATCGTGCAAGCCGGGGATATCGAAATCACCGTGCAGGAAACCACGGACCTGCCGGTCCACCAAGACTATATTGCCGCCTCGATCGAGCACTTCGGTCAGACTCAACTTGGAGAAGACGGCAATCTGAAAAATTATACCAAAGGACTCCCGTTCCCCCTACTTGACCCAGCGGATCCTCAGGCTGGGCTCAAGGCGGCCTGGAATTTTCGTTATCGCCATATGGGAAATAGCCTCCAGACCCTAGGTACTCTGAGATCCGTCAATAACTCCGGCTCAGTGGAGCGGAGCGTAGAGACCCGCTATATCCGGCTCTACGGCATGCATCGCCTCAACTCGGATCGCAATGTGTCGGAATGGGAACTAGACGGCACTTGGTGGCGAGAGCACTCCATTGTTTTACGACCTCAAGACCTTGAAGGAGCCCAACGTCTCACCTTCCATTATGACGCGGACACGGCCACCAATGGGGCTTGGGTATATGATCCGCAGACCCGGCGCACTCGCGATGTGGTAGATAACCACATGGAGACTTCGTTCGGACTGAACTTCCTGGTGGAAGATCATTCCGGGTTCAATGGTTACATCCGTGATCATACCTGGAACTATGTGGGGGAGCAGGTCTTACTCACGCCAGGCATCCGCAAAGGGACGCTAGCGGAGGTGAATCCGCCCTTGGGTGGGAAAAACAATTGGTATCCGCTGATCCCTTGGGAGTTGCGCAGAGTCATTATTCTGGAAGCCACTCCCAAAGACGCTAACCATCCCTATGGAAAGCGCCGCCTGTACATCGACCGGCAATTTTTCTACATCCTCTATGCTTTTGTGTATGATCACGAAGGCGCGCATTGGCGCACCCTGTTTCATTGTCTTGCCGACCCCAAGTTTGACCCTAAGAATGCCGACGCTGGCGTACAGATGCACGTCGGAAATATGTGGATCGATTATAAAGCCGACCGCGCTAGCATCTGGACTGCCGATGAAATTCTGATCAACCAGCCTCTTCCGCCGAATATGTTCACGGTAAAGGAGATGATGCGGAAAGGAAAATAA
- the thiE gene encoding thiamine phosphate synthase has protein sequence MAFTFPSSLYAIADTLGRSNLNFVDLAEQLCTGGAKLLQLRAKDVSSQDFFAIAREVHMICRRHGCLLIVNDRADIALAVEADGVHVGQEDLPLAAVRKVLGPRKIIGVSTHDPEQAREAERGGADYIGFGPLFGTATKATGYNARGLDRLREIRRLVTLPIVAIGGITLERAPSALAAGANAVAMISDLVLADDVAAKVRETLQILNS, from the coding sequence ATGGCATTCACCTTTCCTAGCTCCCTCTACGCTATTGCCGACACGCTCGGACGATCGAACCTCAATTTCGTGGACTTGGCGGAGCAACTGTGCACCGGCGGTGCGAAACTCCTCCAGCTCCGCGCGAAGGATGTCTCTTCACAAGATTTTTTCGCCATCGCCCGTGAGGTCCACATGATCTGCCGACGCCACGGGTGTTTGTTGATCGTCAACGACCGCGCGGATATTGCCCTGGCGGTGGAGGCCGACGGCGTGCACGTCGGCCAGGAAGACCTCCCTCTGGCGGCAGTACGCAAAGTGCTCGGTCCGAGAAAAATTATCGGCGTCTCGACGCACGACCCGGAGCAAGCGAGGGAAGCCGAGCGCGGGGGAGCCGATTATATTGGCTTCGGCCCGCTTTTCGGCACTGCCACCAAAGCAACCGGCTACAACGCTCGCGGACTCGATCGATTGCGCGAGATTCGCCGGCTCGTCACGCTTCCCATCGTCGCCATCGGCGGCATTACGCTGGAACGTGCCCCTTCGGCCCTGGCCGCCGGCGCCAACGCCGTGGCTATGATTAGCGACCTCGTCCTGGCAGATGATGTTGCAGCCAAAGTGCGAGAGACACTGCAAATCCTGAACTCATAG
- a CDS encoding sigma-54-dependent Fis family transcriptional regulator yields MKQGSILIADDEELIRRVLADTLSEEGYTVETVDSGAKAWACLQERPREQPFDVAFFDIRMPEPSGLDLLLRAQDAQLSTHIVIMTGQTTMANAVEAMKRGAFDYLTKPFDLEEVKALAARALEAQQLRTASIPPLAAPGQQGQIIGHGPAMQVLYKTIGRVVKSDATILIQGESGTGKELIARVLHHYSSRWRAPFVGVNCSAIPAELLESEFFGHERGAFTGAVERRVGKFEQAAKGTLFLDEIGDMPLALQAKLLRVLQEREFTRVGGRELIKTDIRVIAATNQDLALAVKEQRFREDLYFRLRVVPLTLPSLRQRREDIPELVSYFIEKVNREMDTAVAGISAEAMELLTHYSWPGNVRELENTILRAAVLAPGRMLTVADLSLPTTEPVLPENFVDLSFEEIVRRKLRAYFQHTPALDPCDLYAIVIDQVEKPLIELTLEYTSGNQLKAAELLGINRNTLRKKITDLRIEMKKGIGD; encoded by the coding sequence ATGAAGCAAGGCTCCATCCTGATTGCCGACGACGAAGAACTGATCCGTCGCGTTTTAGCCGACACGTTGAGCGAGGAAGGGTACACAGTCGAAACCGTAGATAGCGGAGCGAAGGCCTGGGCATGTTTACAAGAACGGCCCCGAGAACAGCCCTTTGACGTGGCGTTCTTCGATATCCGCATGCCGGAGCCGAGCGGGTTAGACTTGCTTCTACGCGCGCAAGACGCGCAACTGTCCACCCACATCGTCATTATGACCGGACAGACGACCATGGCGAATGCCGTCGAAGCGATGAAACGCGGTGCCTTCGACTACCTTACCAAACCGTTCGATCTCGAAGAAGTGAAAGCCTTGGCCGCGCGCGCCCTGGAAGCCCAACAGCTCAGAACGGCGTCGATACCTCCACTCGCCGCCCCTGGCCAACAAGGGCAAATCATCGGGCATGGCCCCGCCATGCAGGTGCTCTACAAGACCATCGGTCGAGTGGTAAAAAGCGATGCCACGATTCTGATCCAGGGGGAAAGCGGCACCGGCAAAGAGTTAATCGCGCGGGTCCTTCACCACTACTCCTCCCGGTGGCGGGCACCGTTCGTCGGCGTGAACTGTTCGGCGATTCCCGCCGAATTATTAGAAAGCGAATTCTTCGGACACGAACGTGGCGCGTTCACCGGTGCCGTCGAGCGACGTGTCGGCAAATTCGAGCAAGCCGCCAAAGGCACCCTCTTCTTGGACGAGATCGGCGATATGCCGCTGGCGTTGCAGGCCAAGCTCCTCCGTGTCCTGCAAGAACGCGAATTTACCCGCGTGGGTGGACGCGAACTGATTAAGACCGACATACGAGTCATCGCTGCCACCAACCAAGATCTCGCTCTTGCCGTCAAAGAGCAACGCTTTCGAGAAGATCTCTATTTTCGCCTCCGTGTGGTGCCCCTCACTTTACCGTCCCTGCGCCAACGGCGCGAAGACATTCCCGAACTGGTGTCGTACTTCATCGAGAAGGTCAACCGAGAGATGGACACTGCCGTCGCCGGTATTTCCGCCGAAGCCATGGAACTCTTAACGCACTACTCCTGGCCGGGCAATGTGCGCGAGCTGGAAAACACCATCCTGCGGGCAGCTGTGCTGGCACCGGGGCGTATGCTTACCGTGGCCGATCTTTCGCTGCCAACGACGGAGCCGGTGCTTCCAGAGAATTTCGTCGATCTGTCCTTCGAGGAAATCGTGCGCCGGAAACTCCGCGCCTACTTCCAACACACTCCCGCGCTGGACCCCTGCGATCTGTACGCAATTGTCATCGATCAGGTGGAAAAACCGCTCATCGAGCTGACCCTGGAATACACCAGTGGCAATCAGCTGAAAGCCGCCGAACTGCTCGGCATTAATCGGAATACGCTGCGCAAGAAAATCACGGATTTGAGGATCGAAATGAAGAAAGGGATCGGGGACTAA
- a CDS encoding PAS domain-containing protein, with product MALRTKKPPPLVISPARFPSDSWDLILASLEEGIIIIAETNDIAYANQTVEQLTGLSHAQLHGRSYLELFSANPWVLEIIHRTVASDNSRTAGEGELRGRMARSTPVRLTCSPIFNDSGTFLGMILVLHDLSYQKELEETVQREDRLVHLGGVAAGLAHEIKNPLAGIRGAAQLLQSRLRHDPSGTEYATVMMQEIDRLSGLLEQVLTLSSSPPLEARPINVHKILTEVLLLERATLSPHQRIHTHFDPSLPDVGGDEAQLGQVFRNLVKNALQAIAGRRGGELTIATRMATDFHLLRSEAQKPSGTARRGRVLAIDFADNGSGIAPEQLARLFTPFFTTKTKGTGLGLAISQKIVAQHGGTIRVESDPGVGTVFHVYLPVATV from the coding sequence GTGGCGCTTCGAACGAAAAAACCTCCCCCCCTGGTAATCTCGCCCGCGCGGTTTCCCTCCGACTCGTGGGATCTTATTCTGGCAAGCCTCGAAGAAGGCATCATCATCATCGCCGAGACCAACGACATCGCCTATGCGAATCAAACCGTCGAGCAGCTCACGGGCTTATCGCATGCCCAGCTCCACGGACGCTCGTACCTGGAACTATTCTCCGCCAATCCTTGGGTCTTGGAGATCATCCACCGCACTGTGGCTTCGGACAATAGCCGCACGGCTGGAGAAGGAGAACTGCGCGGACGGATGGCACGCTCGACGCCGGTCCGGCTGACCTGTTCCCCCATTTTCAACGATAGCGGGACCTTCCTGGGGATGATTCTCGTCCTCCACGACCTGAGCTATCAGAAAGAGCTGGAGGAAACCGTCCAACGGGAAGATCGCCTGGTGCACCTCGGCGGCGTCGCGGCGGGACTGGCCCATGAAATCAAAAATCCGCTGGCAGGAATTCGTGGTGCCGCACAGCTGCTTCAGAGTCGCTTGCGTCACGACCCTTCCGGCACCGAATACGCCACGGTCATGATGCAGGAAATCGATCGGCTCAGCGGGTTGCTCGAGCAAGTGCTCACGCTTTCTTCCTCTCCTCCACTGGAAGCTCGGCCTATAAATGTCCATAAAATCCTGACCGAGGTGCTGCTGCTGGAACGAGCAACCCTCTCGCCACACCAACGCATTCACACGCACTTCGACCCTAGCCTCCCGGATGTCGGAGGAGACGAAGCGCAGCTGGGGCAAGTGTTTCGTAATCTCGTCAAGAATGCGCTGCAAGCCATTGCTGGCCGTCGCGGAGGAGAGCTGACAATTGCCACTCGCATGGCCACGGACTTCCACCTGCTCCGCTCGGAGGCGCAAAAACCGTCCGGCACCGCACGGCGAGGGCGGGTGCTAGCTATCGACTTTGCCGATAACGGCTCGGGCATCGCCCCGGAACAGCTTGCCCGGTTATTTACTCCGTTTTTTACCACGAAGACAAAAGGGACAGGTTTGGGGCTCGCCATCAGCCAGAAAATCGTCGCCCAGCATGGCGGAACGATCCGCGTCGAAAGCGACCCCGGCGTGGGCACGGTATTCCACGTCTATCTCCCCGTCGCTACAGTGTGA
- a CDS encoding DUF507 family protein, with amino-acid sequence MRYPEALCRHAAEALVEALSEKGLVRLRGDKKGVADKILASFLSNFRQEEELEKEAERLADEHLRKAPGVDRHRVTQMIKQRLAEERRFAL; translated from the coding sequence ATGCGGTACCCGGAGGCATTATGTCGTCACGCAGCCGAGGCGTTAGTGGAAGCGCTCTCGGAAAAGGGGCTGGTGCGACTCCGTGGAGACAAAAAGGGAGTGGCGGACAAAATCCTTGCTTCCTTCCTGTCGAACTTTCGCCAAGAAGAGGAATTAGAAAAAGAAGCGGAACGACTGGCGGACGAACATCTGAGAAAGGCCCCAGGCGTAGACCGCCATCGCGTGACTCAGATGATTAAGCAACGGTTGGCTGAGGAACGCCGGTTCGCCCTATAA
- a CDS encoding DUF507 family protein, which translates to MSRLSDNRIAALARGVLRVITAEGEVLSERAALVEAKRILAEHFQREDKIDELVRRKIASLSRQVPQGSPEWEILYRRYFEEEMRKRRF; encoded by the coding sequence GTGAGCCGTTTGTCCGACAATCGCATTGCCGCTCTTGCGCGAGGTGTCTTGCGGGTGATAACCGCTGAAGGCGAAGTGCTGAGCGAGCGTGCTGCGCTGGTCGAGGCGAAGCGGATCTTGGCGGAGCACTTTCAGCGTGAAGATAAGATCGACGAGCTGGTGCGGCGGAAGATCGCGTCGTTATCGCGCCAAGTGCCGCAGGGCAGCCCCGAATGGGAGATCCTCTATCGGCGTTACTTCGAGGAGGAAATGCGGAAGCGAAGATTCTGA
- the groES gene encoding co-chaperone GroES: protein MKIRPLQDRIIVKRIAEEEKTKGGIIIPDTAKEKPQEGKVIAVGKGKVSDEGKVTPLDVKAGDRVLFGKYAGTEIKLDGEEHLIMREDDILGVLEG, encoded by the coding sequence ATGAAGATTCGACCCCTACAGGATCGGATTATTGTCAAACGGATAGCGGAAGAAGAAAAGACCAAAGGTGGAATCATTATTCCCGATACCGCGAAAGAGAAACCGCAGGAAGGCAAAGTCATTGCCGTTGGTAAGGGGAAGGTTTCCGACGAGGGAAAAGTCACGCCTCTAGATGTAAAGGCTGGCGACCGAGTGCTGTTCGGCAAATATGCCGGCACGGAAATTAAGCTCGATGGCGAAGAGCATCTGATTATGCGGGAAGACGACATCCTCGGGGTCCTCGAGGGGTAA
- the groL gene encoding chaperonin GroEL (60 kDa chaperone family; promotes refolding of misfolded polypeptides especially under stressful conditions; forms two stacked rings of heptamers to form a barrel-shaped 14mer; ends can be capped by GroES; misfolded proteins enter the barrel where they are refolded when GroES binds), which yields MAAKTVKFGQDARDRILRGVNLLADAVTVTLGPKGRNVVIEKSFGSPIVTKDGVTVAKEIELEDKFENMGAQMVKEVASKTSDVAGDGTTTATVLARAIYSEGVKMVAAGHDPMSIKRGIDKAVASVISDLKGLSKPTRDQKEIAQVGTISANNDSTIGEIIAEAMNKVGKEGVITVEEAKGLETTLDVVEGMQFDRGYLSPYFVTDPERMECVYDDAYILINEKKISGMKDLLPVLEQVAKSGRPLIILAEDIEGEALATLVVNKIRGTLQCVAVKAPGFGDRRKAMLEDIAILTGGRVIAEELGVKLESLTLSDLGRAKRVVVDKDNSTVIDGAGKKADIEGRIKQIRAQIDETTSDYDREKLQERLAKMIGGVAVIKVGAATEVEMKEKKARVEDALHATRAAVEEGIVPGGGVALIRASNSLSKLECSEEEAVGVGIVKKSLQEPLRWIASNAGEEGSIVLDKVRNSKSAFGFNAATGEFEDLIKAGIIDPTKVVRTALQNAASVAGMMLTTEATVAEKPDEKGGGGMPQMPGGMGGMGGMGGMM from the coding sequence ATGGCAGCAAAAACCGTAAAATTTGGCCAAGATGCGCGGGATCGTATCCTCAGAGGCGTCAACCTCCTGGCTGACGCCGTGACCGTAACCCTCGGCCCGAAAGGCCGCAACGTGGTGATCGAGAAATCCTTCGGCTCTCCGATCGTGACCAAAGATGGTGTGACGGTGGCGAAGGAGATCGAGCTAGAAGACAAGTTCGAGAACATGGGCGCTCAAATGGTGAAGGAAGTAGCCAGCAAGACTTCCGACGTTGCCGGCGACGGCACGACCACGGCGACGGTGCTTGCCCGCGCGATCTATTCCGAAGGCGTGAAAATGGTGGCCGCCGGTCACGACCCCATGAGCATCAAGCGTGGCATCGATAAAGCCGTGGCCTCGGTCATTAGCGACCTCAAAGGATTGTCCAAGCCCACGCGTGACCAGAAAGAAATTGCCCAGGTCGGAACGATCTCGGCCAACAACGACTCGACCATCGGCGAAATTATCGCCGAAGCCATGAACAAGGTCGGCAAAGAAGGCGTGATTACCGTTGAAGAGGCCAAGGGCTTGGAGACGACGCTGGATGTCGTGGAAGGTATGCAGTTCGACCGCGGCTATCTGTCCCCGTACTTTGTGACCGATCCGGAACGCATGGAATGCGTGTACGATGACGCCTACATTCTGATCAACGAGAAAAAGATCTCCGGCATGAAAGACCTGCTCCCGGTGTTGGAGCAAGTCGCGAAGAGCGGTCGTCCGCTTATCATCCTCGCTGAAGACATCGAAGGTGAGGCACTCGCGACCCTGGTGGTGAACAAGATCCGTGGTACGCTCCAGTGCGTAGCGGTGAAAGCCCCGGGCTTCGGCGACCGCCGCAAAGCGATGCTCGAAGACATCGCGATTCTCACTGGTGGGCGCGTGATTGCGGAAGAACTGGGTGTCAAGTTGGAAAGCCTGACTCTCAGCGACCTGGGTCGTGCTAAACGCGTCGTCGTTGACAAGGATAACTCCACGGTTATCGATGGTGCCGGCAAGAAGGCCGACATTGAGGGCCGGATCAAACAGATCCGTGCGCAGATTGACGAGACCACCTCGGATTACGACCGCGAGAAGCTGCAAGAGCGCTTAGCCAAGATGATTGGCGGCGTGGCGGTGATCAAGGTCGGCGCGGCCACCGAAGTCGAGATGAAAGAGAAGAAGGCCCGTGTGGAAGATGCGCTCCATGCCACTCGCGCTGCCGTGGAAGAAGGCATCGTTCCCGGTGGCGGCGTAGCCCTGATTCGTGCCTCGAATTCACTGAGCAAGCTTGAGTGTAGCGAAGAAGAGGCCGTGGGTGTCGGTATTGTGAAGAAATCGCTGCAAGAGCCGCTCCGCTGGATTGCCAGCAACGCCGGTGAAGAAGGCTCGATCGTGCTCGACAAAGTGCGCAATAGCAAGTCGGCTTTCGGATTCAATGCCGCAACCGGCGAATTCGAAGACCTGATTAAGGCGGGCATCATCGACCCGACCAAAGTGGTGCGTACCGCGTTGCAGAACGCGGCTTCCGTGGCCGGCATGATGCTCACGACCGAAGCCACCGTGGCCGAGAAGCCTGATGAAAAAGGTGGAGGTGGCATGCCTCAGATGCCAGGCGGCATGGGTGGCATGGGCGGCATGGGCGGCATGATGTAA